One Pseudoalteromonas sp. NC201 DNA segment encodes these proteins:
- a CDS encoding glutathione S-transferase family protein, with product MYTLYYLPGACALATQVILRELKQPFELVDKRGVDNFLAINPTGKIPVLNDGENCLVEGAAILLYLLNKHENNLLPQADVLQKQQAIENILFANATMHPAYNRLFFATGAIADEHARQPFLEAAAVAINELWVLVEKKLAQQSFLGGDQVSTADIMLAVYARWGTYFPVDIIIPEKVSKMLAAVEARPSFIASIAAEQAHSTDA from the coding sequence ATGTATACGTTATATTACTTACCAGGTGCTTGTGCGCTAGCAACGCAAGTCATATTAAGAGAATTAAAACAACCCTTCGAACTGGTTGACAAACGCGGTGTTGATAACTTTTTAGCCATTAACCCAACAGGTAAAATCCCGGTTCTTAACGATGGCGAAAACTGCTTAGTAGAAGGCGCTGCAATCCTACTTTATCTACTCAATAAACACGAAAATAACCTTCTTCCTCAAGCTGATGTTCTTCAAAAGCAACAAGCGATAGAAAACATTCTGTTTGCCAATGCTACTATGCACCCGGCTTACAATCGTCTGTTTTTTGCCACAGGCGCAATCGCTGATGAGCATGCACGCCAGCCATTTTTAGAAGCGGCAGCGGTTGCCATCAACGAATTATGGGTGTTAGTCGAGAAAAAGTTAGCGCAGCAATCATTTTTAGGCGGCGATCAGGTTTCCACTGCGGATATCATGCTGGCTGTATATGCGCGTTGGGGCACCTATTTTCCAGTCGACATTATCATTCCAGAAAAAGTCAGCAAAATGTTAGCTGCAGTTGAGGCAAGGCCCAGCTTTATCGCCTCGATAGCAGCTGAACAAGCACACAGTACAGACGCATGA